The following nucleotide sequence is from Nycticebus coucang isolate mNycCou1 chromosome 8, mNycCou1.pri, whole genome shotgun sequence.
CAGGGGGTGCAGAATTTGAGGAGGTGGGAAGATGTCCCCTTCATATCCTGCTATCCCACAAAGGACCAGCAGAGGGTGCCCTGTTGCTCAGCTTCAGCAGAGGGTGCTGGCCCTGGGGAACCCCGTGTATGTCCCTCTGCTGTGATACTCTTCCACTCTGACTGAGTTCCACTTCTCATCCAGATCCTGGGCTTGCCAAGTGCCCAGCATATGGAAGATGAGGCTAGGACTAGGATCTGGGCTGGGAGACATAAGGGAGCCTAGGCCGGGGCCTCAGCTTTCTTTGGGAAGATGGCTGAAGGCATTGCCATCAGGGGTAGGGCCAGGACTGTGACCTGGAATGCTGATGCAGAAGAAATGAAGCAGACACAAGAATCTGAACCATGGAACCAGCTTCTGGCCTGGAGTAGGGAGGCCTGGCATTTCCCCCACTGCTGGAATAGATTACCTGTTcagctagtcccagctactagaggtGGCTAGGTAGCAGATTGGACAAATGTGGGTGTTCCAGCATCCACATCTGTATCCCTGGCTGGGGGCAGAGGTAGCTGGGCAGCCTCCTACCTGCTGATGTCTTCAGGGGCTCAGGAGTGCTTTGCCAGCATGCCTTCTCTCCACTGTTCTCTTCAGAGCCCCAAGCCCAGTTACCTCCTTGCCATCCTGAACTGCCTGCCTCCTGGAGCAGGGGCTGTACCTCTCAGCATTAGTCTGCTTTTACCTTGTCCTGTTCAACATAAGGCCCAGCCCTTCATCTTTAGGCCATGCCTGTCTGATAATGATTCTGCCTCATTCCTTGCTCTCTCTCTTGCCCACATTCCTACCCTCTTCCATATGTGGGCACTGTGGCTTCCCATGCATTACCATTTTTATCTGCTCAGCAGCCTTTTAAGGCAGAGATgtgaaatgaggctcagagagatttgACAACTCCAGGGACACAAAGGTAGAAAGGGTCGGAGTGGGCACTGTGCCCTAGTTGGTCAGAGTCAGAGCCTGTGTCCAGGTGCAATACAGGACTTGGGCCTTTCCTGTAGAACCTGGACCATGCTCTTCTTTCACCTATGCACCATCTACCAGGTCCTTGGTTAGGTCTCATGCCTATGGGGAGGCCCCAGGAACTTGAAGGTGGAAGATGGGGTTCCAGGGAGTCAGTGGTAGAGCAGGGAGCCTTGTTTATTTCAGGCTGGGGCACCTATTGAAGAGCAAGCCTTAGGATACTAGGGCCATAGGACCCTCAGATCTGGGTCTTTCTTCCTGGGggaaaattttacttctttctccatCTTCCCATCAGGACTGTCTCTAGAAAGGGTTACCTGTCCCCAAACAAGTAGAGAGCTGAAGAATCCTGAGCATCCAGATGCCATCCAGTGCCTCCCTTTGCCCCTAGTAGAGCAAAGTGCCAACCTCTTTCTATCCCAGGCCTTCTTGTGGCTCTCTTCTCATGTGTCTAAAGAGGGACAGTAGAGGGGATCAGATGCAACTCAGGATCAGGTGCCTGGCCCCTGGGTCATCTCTCAGCTTTTGGAAATGTGTAGAAAAAATGTGTAGAAAACTAGAAGAAACGTTCATCTAGTCAGGACACCAGCCTTTCTCTGACCTTGAAGATAATTGGCATAAAAGTCTGTTAGCTATGAGAGTCATCTGTCTCTAGTGTTTGACCTGGCCTCTGATCTTTGCCTTCTCCTCTAGGTGGCGAACCTCCTGCGGCTATTTCAGATCCCACAGATCAGCTACGCCTCCACCAGTGCCAAGCTGAGTGACAAGTCCCGCTATGACTACTTTGCCCGCACAGTACCCCCTGACTTCTTCCAAGCAAAGGCCATGGCTGAAATTCTCCGCTTCTTCAACTGGACCTATGTATCCACTGTGGCATCCGAGGGTGACTATGGTGAGACAGGCATTGAGGCCTTTGAGCTGGAGGCCCGTGCCCGCAACATCTGCGTGGCCACCTCGGAAAAGCTGGGCCGTGCAATGAACCGAGCAGCCTTCGAGGGTGTCGTGCGAGCCCTGCTGCAGAAGCCAAGTGCCCGTGTGGCTGTCCTATTCACCCGTTCTGAGGATGCCCGTGAGCTGCTTGCTGCCACCCAGCGCCTCAATGCCACCTTCACCTGGGTGGCCAGTGATGGCTGGGGGGCCCTAGAGAGTGTAGTGGCAGGCAGTGAGGGGGCTGCTGAGGGTGCCATCACCATCGAGCTGGCCTCCTACCCCATTGGAGACTTTGCCTCCTACTTCCAGAGCCTGGACCCCTGGAACAACACCCGGAACCCCTGGTTTCGTGAGTTCTGGGAGCAGAGGTTCCACTGCAGCTTCCGGCAGCGAGACTGTGCAGCCCACTCTCTGCGGGCTGTGCCATTTGAGCAGGAGTCCAAGATCATGTTTGTGGTCAATGCTGTGTATGCCATGGCCCATGCGCTGCACAACATGCACAGTGCGCTTTGCCCCAACACCACACGCCTCTGTGACGCGATGCGGCCAGTCAATGGACGCCGCCTCTACAAGGACTTTGTGCTCAACGTCAAATTTGATGGTAATGGTTCTGGCCAGTGTTCATCAGTCTGCTGGCTCTTGGATGATGAGGGGGAAGCAGGCCTTCAGGTTCCACTGCTTGGCTAAGAAAACATAGCATAGTGAAAGTAAACGACTCACTGGGGGCTGGTGTCAGAACTAGGAAGAGAGGACTCCACCTGGAGCCAGGACTGAGGTTCCTCTTTCTGAGACCCTTCCAGAGAGTAGACCTCTGGCCTGGTCCTGCTACTTCATGGGTGTGTGACTACAGTTTGGGCCTTTCCCTCTATCTCCTCTTTCCCTATCCTGCTAAGGCTAGAAACCACAGGACATCAAGCCCATTCTCAGGAAATAGTGAAAGTCAGAATCAGGGTGGGTTGAGAGTGGGCATCAGGATGACACTCTCTATATAGGGagaatgcttttatttatttatttatttatttttatttagagacaggacCTCACTATATTTCCCATGCCGTAATGCAGTGATTGTgatggctattcacaggtgcaatcatAGTGCATCACAGCCCCAAAACCCTGGGCTCaaatgttcctcctgcctcagcctcctgagtagctgagactacaggtgtgccatTGCACCTAGCTGCAGGAAAATTTCTATTCCTGATCTTAATTTTCTATTCAAGGTGGTCAAAGTCTATTGAAatcaaaagttattttaataaataccagttttaagaaaaattagtGCTTCAGAATCATCCCTATGCTTCAGGAAGAATCACTGTGGGAATAGTGGGAGAGGGTGCTGGAGTTGGCAATGCTTAGAAGCACTGGCCCAGTTTTAAGATGAAGAGTAATTCCAACAGAATTGACATTCAGAGTTATTCTGAATCAAGGTAGGGGTCAGGGTTGGAGTCTGGGGTCCAGTTGGGttgatgttaaaaaaaacaagGCTAAATTTAGCCTTCTGGGCTTGAGTGGAATTTATGGTAGAGCTAGAGTTGGATTTTGAGAACTTTGAGGCTGAGTAGAAAGAGTAGAGGCTTGGagggacctgggtttgaatctaagCTGCACTATTTACTCACAGGCCCTTAAGCACATCATCTGCTTGTGTAAATCCTGATTTCCCCCTGGGGCCACGAGTGGCTATAGTCCTGGCACCTGAGCCTGGCTGGGAGATGTGAGGTTCACAGGTCAGGGAGAATGAGGATGGAGAGCAGAAGTGATTTTAGAGCTGCTGAGCATATTATAAGTGACCACTGAGGTTGCTGCTCAGTGTGTTGGGATGAGTGTTAGGACTGGTAGGGACTGAAGCTGGGATTATTGTTGAATACAATTACTGGTACTAGGATTGGACTTGAAAGTAGGTGTAGCCTTGGGGTCTCCGtgttaagtctagggaaagggctGTGGTGAGTGTTGTGATAAAGTTGAGATTTAGGGCCCGGGTTGGAAAGTGTTGGATACTAGGCCTAAGTACTGAGTTTGGGGAGTCATGGTTGAGGATTAGTGTGGGCATTATAATGGTTTGTGAAGATACCTGGGCTTTAAGGCTGGGGTTACATTTGGTATATAGAGTTGAGAGTTAATGTTGGAGTTCAGGAGTAAGAATTTGTTGTAATCTCTTATTTAGAATAATGGCTGCAGTCGAGACAGTGTTGGGGTGTAGCATGAGGTTTGAAAGGGAAGATGGCCTTTTCTCTGAGGTTTGGGTTCCATGTAAGGGTGGGGGCTGAGGTCACATGACCCACCAATCCAACGTTttgtcccttccttcctccatctcaGCCCCCTTCCGCCCAGCAGACACCCATAATGAGGTCCGCTTTGACCGATTTGGTGATGGTATTGGACGCTACAACATCTTCACCTATCTGCGGGCCGGCAGTGGGCGCTATCGCTACCAGAAGGTGGGCTATTGGGCAGAGGGCCTGACCCTGGACACCAGCCTCATCCCATGGGCCTCACCCTCAGCAGGCCCCCTGCCTGCTTCTCGCTGCAGTGAGCCCTGCCTCCAGAATGAGGTGAAGAGCGTGCAGCCAGGCGAGGTCTGCTGCTGGCTCTGTATCCCATGCCAGCCCTATGAGTACCTGCTGGATGAGTTCACCTGTGCTGACTGTGGCCTGGGCTACTGGCCAAATGCCAGCCTGACCGGCTGCTACGAGCTTCCTCAAGAGTACATTCACTGGGGTGATGCCTGGGCCATAGGACCTGTCACCATTGCCTGCCTGGGTGCCCTGGCCACCCTCTTTGTGCTGGGTGTCTTTGTGCGGCATAATGCCACACCTGTGGTCAAGGCCTCAGGTCGGGAGCTCTGCTACATCCTGCTGGGTGGTGTCTTCCTCTGCTACTGCATGACCTTCATCTTCATTGCCAAACCATCCATGGCAGTTTGCACCTTACGGCGCCTTGGTTTGGGCACTGCCTTCTCTGTCTGCTACTCAGCCCTGCTCACCAAGACCAACCGCATTGCACGTATCTTTGGTGGAGCTCGGGACGGTGCCCAGAGGCCACGCTTCATCAGTCCTGCCTCACAGGTGGCCATCTGCCTGGCGCTCATCTCAGGCCAGCTGCTCATTGTGGCTGCCTGGCTGGTGGTGGAGGCACCAGGGACGGGTAAGGAGACAGCTCCTGAACGGCGGGAAGTGGTAACATTGCGCTGCAACCACCGTGATGCAAGCATGCTAGGCTCACTGGCTTACAATGTGCTCCTCATTGCGCTCTGCACGCTCTATGCCTTCAAGACTCGCAAGTGCCCTGAGAACTTCAATGAGGCCAAGTTCATTGGCTTCACCATGTACACCACCTGTATCATCTGGCTGGCATTCTTGCCCATCTTCTATGTCACCTCCAGTGACTACCGGGTAAGCTACCTCCTAGAGGGGGAAAGGGGTAGGACACTGGACCCTCTGTCTCCTGGTGTCTTATTTAATTTACTGATAGCTCAGAGGGTCTAAGAGGTTAAATGGTCATTAAGGGGCCCACTGCTTATGTGGACCTTAGGGGAAGGTAGGAGGGCAGAGTGGGGCCTAGGGAAATGGCCAGGGAGGTGGGGAACTTGAGTTAGAAAAACAAGAAGTGATTTTAGGATGCAAAATTCATCTGCCCTGCTCCCAGGTTGGCTGCAGAAGGGGTTGAGAGATGAAGCCTGGGAAGGCAGGAAAGGTAAAGCAAagagggtagagggaagaggtCCAAGGTATAGAGTTGAGAAAGGTTAAAGCAGGTGAAAATATACCCCAGTTGGTGGCTTCCAACCACATTTCATTCTTGTTGGTACTGAGTATCTGAGTGGGTCTCCCCAGCTCCAAGGGGCAGTGGCTACTTCAGCCAGGGTGGTCAGGGtaggcctctctgaggaggtgacagaTGAGCTGAGCTCTGAATGATAAGGGGATCATCTCGGTTAATCCTCATGACTTTGGAGTAAGCTCCATGactctcccattttacagatgaagaaacaaagactCAGGAAGGTTCAatgtcttgcccaaggtcactcagcatGAGGTCACAGAGCAGG
It contains:
- the GRM2 gene encoding metabotropic glutamate receptor 2, with the protein product MGSLLGLLALLLLWGAVAEGPAKKVLTLEGDLVLGGLFPVHQKGGPAEDCGPVNEHRGIQRLEAMLFALDRINRDPHLLPGVRLGAHILDSCSKDTHALEQALDFVRASLSRGADGSRHICPDGSYATHGDAPTAITGVIGGSYSDVSIQVANLLRLFQIPQISYASTSAKLSDKSRYDYFARTVPPDFFQAKAMAEILRFFNWTYVSTVASEGDYGETGIEAFELEARARNICVATSEKLGRAMNRAAFEGVVRALLQKPSARVAVLFTRSEDARELLAATQRLNATFTWVASDGWGALESVVAGSEGAAEGAITIELASYPIGDFASYFQSLDPWNNTRNPWFREFWEQRFHCSFRQRDCAAHSLRAVPFEQESKIMFVVNAVYAMAHALHNMHSALCPNTTRLCDAMRPVNGRRLYKDFVLNVKFDAPFRPADTHNEVRFDRFGDGIGRYNIFTYLRAGSGRYRYQKVGYWAEGLTLDTSLIPWASPSAGPLPASRCSEPCLQNEVKSVQPGEVCCWLCIPCQPYEYLLDEFTCADCGLGYWPNASLTGCYELPQEYIHWGDAWAIGPVTIACLGALATLFVLGVFVRHNATPVVKASGRELCYILLGGVFLCYCMTFIFIAKPSMAVCTLRRLGLGTAFSVCYSALLTKTNRIARIFGGARDGAQRPRFISPASQVAICLALISGQLLIVAAWLVVEAPGTGKETAPERREVVTLRCNHRDASMLGSLAYNVLLIALCTLYAFKTRKCPENFNEAKFIGFTMYTTCIIWLAFLPIFYVTSSDYRVQTTTMCISVSLSGSVVLGCLFAPKLHIILFQPQKNVVSHRAPTSRFGSAATRASSSLGQGSGSQFVPTVCNGREVVDSTTSSL